A single window of Eucalyptus grandis isolate ANBG69807.140 chromosome 1, ASM1654582v1, whole genome shotgun sequence DNA harbors:
- the LOC104443430 gene encoding uncharacterized protein LOC104443430, giving the protein MANRTAPLPLPRPLFIFLLLLFLISSRSPEFLRPAGAAHRRIHIDDDLDDVVDDEEDEAWRRWGQKSTSPPEDDEGFDPPPDLSSMDLGEFQEKMMRRHSGPTFGFVKLRLGVPRTRDMVSEIAMKWTQVLKTGAVEVKFMGIDLNTIMFTMVKGQDTLELKEFLLDQPEAYEIKIGDQAFRRPGDPPLEEVLETLHKEKKPNRIPGENDGRSKEEL; this is encoded by the exons ATGGCGAACCGAACCGCTCCCCTTCCACTTCCACGTCccctcttcatcttcctcctcctcctcttcctcatctCTTCCCGGAGCCCGGAGTTTCTCCGCCCCGCCGGTGCCGCGCACCGGCGGATCCACATCGACGACGACCTGGACGACGTGGTCGACGATGAGGAGGACGAGGCCTGGAGGCGGTGGGGCCAGAAGTCGACGTCTCCTCCGGAGGACGACGAAGGGTTCGACCCCCCTCCGGATCTGTCGAGCATGGATTTGGGCGAGTTCCAGGAGAAGATGATGAGGCGACACTCCGGGCCCACCTTCGGGTTCGTGAAGCTCCGGTTGGGCGTTCCTCGGACTCGG GATATGGTGTCTGAGATCGCTATGAAGTGGACCCAAGTATTAAAGACAGGAGCTGTCGAGGTGAAGTTTATGGGCATCGATCTTAACACAATCATGTTCACCATGGTCAAAGGCCAAGACACACTAGAG TTGAAGGAGTTTTTGCTGGACCAACCAGAAGCATATGAGATAAAGATTGGAGATCAAGCATTCCGGCGACCCGGAGATCCACCGCTGGAAGAAGTTCTCGAGACGCTCCACAAAGAGAAGAAACCCAATAGAATCCCCGGAGAAAATGACGGGCGGTCGAAAGAAGAATTGTAG